A window of Phycisphaerales bacterium contains these coding sequences:
- a CDS encoding VacB/RNase II family 3'-5' exoribonuclease: MPLRFKSRVLAHLRDHRYEPVGFDLLAEQVGVEQADLPEFEQALDELMAAGQITSAPAGEFMLPPIGRELIGKIRVNPKGFGFIIPDAPNREGDLFVPPGATGTAVSGDRVRARVVRSRGRGGAPPGASPYTGEVVEILQRAKSSYVGTLRRFQQHWLVEPDDRQLHDMVRVRDVGAKNAREGDKVVVEMIRYPNAGEWGEGVIIKRLGEAGLPDVETQAVIHTYSLPGAFPEAALDQAAEMAREFADTEQFIEGREDLREQFIITIDPPDARDFDDAISIQRLDDGGWELGVHIADASTFVTLDSPLDLEARQRANSVYLPRHVIPMLPEVLSNGVCSLQEGVDRLTKSVFIRYDGKGQVRDERYCKSVIRSSKRLTYLEAEHLILGNAQEARKHSMSETDYPEALLPTLKLMDELAKVLRRRRTRDGMIVLTLPEVELIFDDQGHVIGAEPEDDASTHGLIEMFMVEANEALARLFDRLNVPILRRTHPDPSTFDLGELRQYFRVAGLNLPKSPTRFELQHVLEATRGTPRQQAVHLAILKSLTKAEYSPAMIGHFALASAHYAHFTSPIRRYPDLVLHRQLAAYLEQTRNGSERPRGKGYRRIGNTLRKDKRCPDEARLIEIGTRCNEAERNAEMAERSLRNFLVLQFIAERHQGDVMDGVVVGVSESAVFVQLDQCLVEGFVNIRDPEAFETTNSGGKRSRGDRQGRWRINQQTGALTSESGATIQIGDRLQVRIMLVDPPARRMDLRIVAKAAAPAKSRESNRNQKGQQDTKKPRRENGKAKPPGRSKPAPKKPIQKKKGKRTKKRR; this comes from the coding sequence ATGCCCCTTCGCTTCAAGAGTCGCGTCCTCGCTCACCTGCGGGATCACCGCTACGAGCCGGTCGGCTTTGATCTGCTCGCCGAGCAGGTCGGCGTCGAGCAGGCGGATCTGCCCGAGTTTGAACAGGCGCTGGATGAACTGATGGCGGCGGGGCAGATCACTTCGGCCCCCGCCGGCGAGTTCATGCTGCCGCCCATCGGCCGCGAACTCATCGGCAAGATCCGCGTCAACCCCAAGGGCTTCGGCTTCATCATCCCCGATGCGCCCAATCGCGAGGGCGATCTCTTCGTGCCCCCGGGCGCCACCGGCACGGCGGTGAGCGGCGATCGCGTCCGCGCGCGAGTCGTGCGGAGCCGGGGCCGCGGCGGCGCGCCCCCCGGCGCATCGCCGTACACCGGCGAAGTCGTCGAGATCCTCCAGCGCGCCAAGTCGTCCTACGTGGGCACGCTGCGCCGATTCCAGCAGCACTGGCTGGTCGAGCCCGACGACCGCCAACTGCACGACATGGTCCGCGTGCGCGATGTCGGCGCCAAGAACGCCCGCGAAGGCGACAAGGTGGTCGTCGAGATGATCCGCTATCCCAACGCCGGCGAGTGGGGCGAAGGGGTGATCATCAAGCGCCTCGGCGAAGCGGGCCTGCCCGACGTCGAGACGCAGGCGGTCATCCACACCTACAGCCTGCCGGGTGCGTTCCCGGAAGCGGCGCTCGACCAGGCCGCGGAGATGGCTCGCGAGTTTGCCGACACCGAGCAGTTCATCGAGGGCCGCGAGGACCTGCGCGAGCAGTTCATCATCACCATCGACCCGCCCGATGCGCGCGATTTTGACGATGCGATTTCGATTCAGCGCCTCGACGACGGCGGGTGGGAGCTGGGCGTGCACATCGCCGACGCTTCGACATTTGTCACGCTCGACTCGCCGCTCGATCTCGAAGCGCGGCAGCGGGCCAACAGCGTCTACCTGCCGCGCCACGTGATCCCGATGCTGCCCGAAGTGCTCAGCAACGGCGTGTGTTCGCTGCAGGAAGGCGTCGATCGGCTCACCAAGTCCGTCTTCATCCGCTACGACGGCAAGGGGCAGGTGCGCGACGAGCGCTACTGCAAGTCCGTGATTCGCTCGAGCAAGCGGCTGACCTATCTCGAGGCCGAGCATCTCATCCTCGGCAACGCCCAGGAAGCGCGCAAGCACTCGATGAGCGAGACGGACTATCCCGAGGCGCTGCTGCCGACGCTCAAACTCATGGATGAATTGGCCAAGGTGCTTCGCCGCCGCCGGACGAGAGACGGCATGATCGTTCTCACCCTGCCCGAGGTCGAACTCATCTTCGACGACCAGGGGCACGTCATCGGAGCCGAGCCGGAAGATGACGCGTCAACGCACGGCCTGATCGAAATGTTCATGGTCGAGGCGAACGAAGCGCTCGCGCGGCTCTTCGACCGGCTGAACGTGCCGATCCTCCGGCGCACGCACCCGGATCCATCCACGTTTGATCTCGGTGAATTGCGGCAGTACTTTCGGGTGGCGGGGCTGAACCTGCCCAAGAGCCCGACGCGATTCGAACTGCAGCACGTGCTCGAAGCCACGCGCGGCACGCCGCGCCAGCAGGCCGTGCACCTGGCGATCCTCAAGAGTCTGACCAAGGCGGAGTATTCGCCGGCGATGATCGGCCACTTCGCACTGGCCAGCGCGCACTACGCCCACTTCACCAGCCCGATCCGCCGGTATCCCGACCTCGTGCTTCATCGCCAACTCGCGGCGTATCTCGAGCAGACGCGCAACGGGAGCGAGCGGCCGCGCGGCAAGGGATATCGCCGCATCGGCAACACCCTGCGCAAGGACAAGCGTTGCCCCGACGAGGCAAGGCTCATCGAGATAGGCACGCGCTGCAACGAGGCCGAACGCAACGCCGAGATGGCCGAGCGCAGCCTGCGCAACTTCCTCGTGCTCCAGTTCATCGCCGAGCGCCACCAGGGCGACGTGATGGACGGTGTGGTGGTGGGCGTGTCCGAGTCGGCGGTCTTCGTACAACTCGACCAGTGCCTCGTCGAAGGTTTTGTGAACATCCGCGACCCCGAGGCTTTCGAGACGACCAATTCGGGCGGCAAGCGCAGCCGCGGCGACCGGCAGGGCCGCTGGCGCATCAACCAGCAGACCGGCGCGCTCACGAGTGAGAGCGGCGCGACGATCCAGATCGGCGACCGGCTGCAGGTGCGCATCATGCTCGTCGATCCGCCCGCCCGGCGGATGGACCTGCGCATCGTCGCCAAGGCCGCAGCGCCTGCGAAGAGTCGTGAGTCCAACAGGAACCAGAAAGGGCAGCAGGACACAAAGAAGCCACGAAGGGAAAACGGAAAGGCGAAACCTCCCGGAAGAAGCAAGCCCGCGCCGAAAAAGCCGATCCAGAAGAAGAAGGGCAAGCGAACAAAAAAGCGCCGCTGA
- a CDS encoding YlbF family regulator — translation MADTPQIIEAATRLGRLLAEHPAVARYRELLKAVRKDTDAQRLLADYSRHMDAISEKEQAGQPIEVQDKHKLADLQSRVAMHPQLREMQMAQMDYVDLMRKVDEAMASAGEVGETPAGEVGETPAAG, via the coding sequence ATGGCTGACACCCCGCAGATCATCGAGGCCGCCACCCGGCTCGGCCGACTGCTCGCCGAGCACCCCGCCGTCGCCCGGTATCGCGAACTGCTCAAGGCGGTTCGCAAAGATACCGACGCGCAGCGGCTGCTGGCGGACTACTCCCGGCACATGGATGCGATCTCCGAAAAGGAGCAAGCCGGCCAACCCATTGAAGTGCAGGACAAGCACAAGTTGGCTGACCTGCAGAGTCGCGTGGCCATGCACCCGCAGTTGCGCGAAATGCAGATGGCGCAGATGGATTACGTCGATCTCATGCGCAAAGTCGATGAGGCGATGGCGTCGGCCGGCGAGGTGGGCGAGACGCCGGCCGGCGAGGTGGGCGAGACGCCGGCCGCGGGCTGA